The following are from one region of the Silene latifolia isolate original U9 population chromosome 9, ASM4854445v1, whole genome shotgun sequence genome:
- the LOC141601338 gene encoding uncharacterized protein LOC141601338, translating into MENMKNSLHELHKLLVQAERDMGLDVSSSKDVLSINNKSKGKFKRSTSKGKKPNKGKGNVIGNNCSKPKKGASTENKCHYYCGMGHWKRNCPKYIGDVKAGCVTPVGNKNL; encoded by the coding sequence atggaAAACATGAAGAATTCTCTCCATGAGTTGCACAAATTGCtagtgcaagccgagagggacatgggtcTTGATGTTAGTTCATCAAAGGATGTGCTTTCTATtaacaacaaaagcaaagggaAATTCAAGCGGAGTACTagtaagggtaagaaacccaacaagggcaaagggaatgTTATTGGGAATAACTGTTCCAAGCCGAAAAAGGGTGCATCCACCGAAAATAAGTGCCACTATTATtgtggcatgggacattggaaacgAAATTGCCCTAAGTATATTGGAGATGTTAAAGCTGGAtgtgtgactccagtaggtaataaaaATCTCTAA